In one window of Nomascus leucogenys isolate Asia chromosome 1a, Asia_NLE_v1, whole genome shotgun sequence DNA:
- the LOC100580715 gene encoding olfactory receptor 2K2 has translation MSNLRLNEGNNTGINIDERKKMQGENFTIWSTFFLEGFSQYPRLEVVLFVFSLVMYLTTLLGNSTLILITILDSRLKTPMYLFLGNLSFMDICYTSASVPTLLVNLLSSQKTIIFSGCAVQMYLSLAMGSTECVLLAVMAYDRYVAICNPLRYSIIMNRCVCARMATVSWVTGCLTALLETSFALQIPLCGNLIDHFTCEILAVLKLACTSSLLMTTIMLVVSILLLPIPMLVICISYIFILSAILRISSAEGRKKAFSSCGAHLTVVILYYGAALSMYLKPSSSNAQKIDKIISLLYGLLNPMLNLIIYSLRNKEVKDAMKKLLGKIPLHQTHKHL, from the exons ATGTCAAATCTCAG ATTAAATGAAGGGAATAATACTGGAATAAAtatagatgaaagaaagaaaatgcaaggaGAAAACTTCACCATTTGGAGCACTTTTTTCTTGGAGGGATTTTCCCAGTACCCAAGGTTAGAGGTGGTTCTCTTCGTCTTCAGCCTTGTAATGTATCTGACAACCCTCTTGGGCAACAGCACTCTTATTTTAATCACTATCCTAGATTCACGCCTTAAAACCCCCATGTACTTATTCCTTGGAAATCTCTCTTTCATGGATATTTGTTACACATCTGCCTCTGTTCCTACTTTGCTGGTGAACTTGCTGTCATCCCAGAAAACCATTATCTTTTCTGGGTGTGCTGTACAGATGTATCTGTCCCTTGCCATGGGCTCCACAGAGTGTGTGCTCCTGGCCGTGATGGCATATGACCGTTATGTGGCCATTTGCAACCCGCTGAGATACTCCATCATCATGAACAGGTGCGTCTGTGCACGGATGGCCACGGTCTCCTGGGTGACGGGTTGCCTGACCGCCCTGCTGGAAACCAGTTTTGCCCTGCAGATACCCCTCTGTGGGAATCTCATCGATCACTTCACGTGTGAAATTCTGGCGGTGCTAAAGTTAGCTTGCACAAGTTCACTGCTCATGACCACGATCATGCTGGTGGTCAGCATTCTCCTCTTGCCAATTCCAATGCTCGTAATTTGCATCTCTTACATCTTCATCCTTTCCGCTATTCTGAGAATCAGCTCagcagagggaagaaagaaggctTTTTCTAGCTGTGGTGCCCATTTGACTGTGGTGATCTTGTATTATGGGGCTGCCCTCTCTATGTACCTAAAGCCTTCATCATCAAACgcacaaaaaatagacaaaattatcTCATTGCTTTATGGACTGCTTAACCCTATGTTGAACCTCATAATTTACAGTTTAAGAAACAAGGAAGTCAAAGATGCTATGAAGAAATTGCTGGGCAAAATACCATTGCATCAAACACACAAACATCTCTGA